A region of Colletotrichum higginsianum IMI 349063 chromosome 10, whole genome shotgun sequence DNA encodes the following proteins:
- a CDS encoding PKSN polyketide synthase for alternapyrone biosynthesis protein — translation MIPCKEQEPIAIIGAACRLPGEATSLGGLWDMISHGRSAHGKVPPSRWDADTWYHPDPDRKGSISVKHGYFLEQDVSLFDAPFFSMTAKEAAGMDPMKRLLLEVSYEGFESAGVLMDDLMNSQTGVYVGCMTNDYEQLSTHDIYDIGDVAASGMSEAMTANRVSWFFGLRGPSLTLDTACSSSLYALHLACQSLKSGETKMGLVAGVNLILHPNFMHQLSSMHMLSPEGISHSFDHRANGYGRGEGIGCLVLKRLKDALRDGDTIRAVIRGTGTNADGKTPGITQPSSEAQAELIRTTYEAAGLSLSDTQYFEAHGTGTALGDPIELSAIGAILGAARSPETEPLYVGSIKANVGHTEGCSGLAGVLKSILCLEKGVLIPTAGIEKLNPKLKLRDWNLALPSENMAWPSKGQRRISVNSFGFGGANAHVILDDAYHYLRNRGLVGNHATAHLEDDSSESGISMGSDSPRQEDSKRLFVLSTRDQTGIERLAPLYADFLSNKAATSSSRFLTDLVHTLSNRRTHLDFRSFAVADSSSVLETQLRKGLPRLKRVSKHDNPIFVFTGQGAQWPAMGKELLNNCIFRTSIHRSQVLLEHYGCPWDLVDELSRTTNSNVDLPQYSQVLCTVLQIALVDLLREWGVVPKAVVGHSSGEIGAAYAAGLLSRCNAVKVAYLRGVCSGKVADHVSPHVGAMAAAGLSEEEAAKYVEQVALGSVVVACVNSPSSVTLSGDRDAVTQLCEQISADGKFARMLRVKTAYHSPHMATVAQEYMDRMGVLFPLAEEDQVAHMFSSLTGTTVTARDLDASYWKKNMCEQVQFSQAMKTLLDYVPEQTQGRGRNRIHWSAFVEIGPHAALQSPVAEVIKISQSKAAKEAPYFSAIIRGKDSEVTALELAGQLWGSGHNVNLSRVNYIYPESLPTSLPDLPSYPWNHSRGYWHESATARSSRFPRGPRTDLLGVPVDLQNAMEPRWRNYLRILENPWIEDHKITGTVLYPAAGMIVMAMEAAHQLRDTSKHLNGITFRDLKFERGLVVTSREQAVQTEVSLRPDDTRSSTWAFAIYSTQAGGSWTRHCHGALSLEYASNGNHNPDAISNSEWATLLNEWGNIQKNAIEEVDMETFYDELEVVGVDYGPTFRNVFQAGVVSGEHCAHGSIRIPDTKSTMPFNYEFPHLIHPATMDAIFHLLFIAFSDGKPLEEAAVPYTLKHMYVSTNLPQGHGSVYKGYAKRLRTSGRETSGDLVVSDEACSSPKLIAHDFALRQVTSSQESSTESDHSSRRVCAKLCWKEDVDFISSPASLRSMVADQSGFPCNSATSTALSILLDRLHHKRPDYKMLIVMQDATEATRDSVRALLDPLNNGTNWRLRKTFIASAASNTSQLLETLSTEEQGQIELREWQPSKQEGLPFNNQIFDIMIVWRAPTTQELDLWTMSTLRESLAPMGLLGVVAPDHKGLSSFTELESLIAPAGLSTTAILSDEDRSLSLLLARKLASANPAIKPSEVFLLCKTKLSSGCQQLEQLLKEGLRLFGCEAKSASLSDAEQLKGKHVISLLEVESPLVNGWTETEFTQFKRLVSGVTHMLWVTKGGLLENWNGGLEFAPSQGLLRVMRTEYSRITMPHLDLNRSEKVESACVAKTILDVWSVSVSGVYQQPEMEYAERDGAIFVPRFIEDDGMDTSLDLQDGLPKPVQGTLCEETQWKLTQTDEQLIWVEEEIGSRTLGDGEVEIEVDYVVLQKASGILQETDQQAYQTTAVSGIILGHSSTAKSVETRQRVVALYTGPCCTKIIASEGLVRVLPPSIDSPTMLETAVALFAAHYALVEAARLERGQTVLVHGAESSLGQAALQRSQMAGAEVFVTIKDPVERHAICQKFGLGRGRVFESASKTCVADVLRQTQGRGADIILNCGQDELTSNLFGCLGEFGTFVDLNPGQASKLWSTPPSRQNATFVTANASRLLEARPALAQRIWAEVFELIEDGKISFQTPGLLKSIADIGVVTPQRREDEDRGLEVLHVDRNAKVTLLPSKVSKLSLDADGTYVLAGGLGALGLQIAEMMFQHEAGHVVFLSRSGGEKNQADLESFRQRGLRVDALKCDVSDAPQVENAVRRLQSDGRHIKGVIQCAMDAIFENMTYEQWQKSTRPKIQGTMNLHNHMPSNLDFFILLSSITCVIGNAAQSNYAAGNTFEDALAHFRRSQGLAATAIDVGLVTDSAHFTGDFDMNAYFQMYEHRWDGLQTTQPELDAVLRAAMAGRTADGQPVEPQIVLGLGSSMPVGPSSALWTKDPKFSHRVNHLSSERSDASIDAKSAKERMSQVGNLQDATQIVEGVLRGYAAQIMDINIEDVDVEKAFYDFGVDSLKAVELRNRIFRELESDVSVFELLSPSPLSKLSVGVASRSKLVAQYVGKTDRS, via the exons ATGATCCCATGCAAAGAACAAGAACCAATAGCAATCATCGGGGCTGCTTGTCGCTTGCCCGGTGAAGCGACGTCGCTTGGCGGACTATGGGACATGATCAGCCATGGCCGTAGTGCCCACGGAAAAGTTCCGCCTTCGCGGTGGGATGCAGATACGTGGTATCATCCTGACCCTGACCGGAAGGGATCA ATCAGTGTAAAGCATGGATATTTTTTGGAGCAGGATGTGTCCCTCTTCGATGCACCATTCTTCTCGATGACAGCCAAGGAAGCTGCGGGGATGGACCCAATGAAACGGCTGTTACTAGAAGTCAGCTACGAAGGCTTTGAAAGTG CCGGCGTTTTGATGGACGACTTGATGAACTCTCAAACCGGCGTTTACGTTGGCTGCATGACGAATGACTATGAGCAACTCTCGACACACGATATCTATGATATAGGAGATGTGGCAGCGTCCGGTATGAGTGAGGCCATGACTGCGAACCGAGTATCATGGTTCTTCGGTCTACGCGGTCCCAGTTTGACACTCGACACTGCATGTTCGTCGAGCCTATATGCACTTCACTTGGCGTGTCAATCGCTGAAGTCAGGGGAAACCAAAATG GGACTGGTGGCTGGCGTCAACTTGATCTTGCATCCTAACTTCATGCATCAGCTATCCTCGATGCACATGCTCAGTCCCGAGGGTATATCGCACTCTTTCGATCACCGAGCAAATGGTTATGGCCGTGGCGAGGGCATTGGTTGTCTGGTACTAAAACGACTGAAGGATGCTCTCCGGGACGGGGACACCATCCGAGCTGTCATTCGTGGAACCGGAACCAATGCGGATGGGAAGACACCGGGAATCACCCAGCCCAGCTCCGAGGCACAGGCCGAGCTTATCAGGACTACGTACGAGGCAGCCGGCCTCTCGCTCTCGGATACTCAGTATTTTGAGGCGCATGGCACTGGAACCGCTCTGGGT GATCCGATTGAACTTTCGGCAATTGGCGCAAtcctcggcgcggcgcgTTCGCCTGAGACAGAACCCCTCTACGTGGGAAGCATCAAGGCCAATGTCGGCCATACGGAAGGCTGTTCCGGTCTTGCGGGCGTGCTCAAGTCCATCTTGTGTCTGGAAAAGGGTGTGCTGATTCCCACGGCCGGCATCGAAAAACTCAACCCGAAGCTGAAGCTCCGTGATTGGAACCTTGCATTGCCGTCAGAGAACATGGCGTGGCCCTCTAAAGGCCAACGTCGCATCAGCGTCAACTCGTTCGGTTTCGGCGGAGCTAACGCGCATGTCATTTTGGACGATGCATACCACTACCTCCGAAACCGCGGACTCGTTGGAAACCATGCCACGGCCCATTTGGAGGACGATTCCTCCGAATCTGGTATCAGCATGGGATCAGACTCGCCACGGCAAGAGGACAGTAAGCGGCTCTTTGTTCTTAGTACGAGAGACCAGACAGGCATTGAGCGTTTGGCGCCTCTGTACGCAGATTTCCTGTCGAACAAGGCGGCAACTTCAAGTTCTCGATTCTTGACGGATCTGGTACACACGCTGTCAAACCGACGAACGCATCTGGACTTCCGGAGTTTTGCAGTTGCGGATTCCTCATCGGTGCTCGAGACTCAGCTGAGAAAGGGACTACCTCGACTCAAAAGAGTGTCGAAACACGACAACCCCATCTTCGTTTTTACCGGTCAAGGAGCCCAGTGGCCAGCGATGGGAAAAGAGCTGCTGAACAATTGCATCTTCCGCACCAGCATCCACAGGTCACAGGTCCTCCTAGAGCACTACGGCTGCCCATGGGATCTGGTCGATGAGCTTTCACGGACTACGAACTCCAATGTGGACTTGCCCCAGTATAGCCAGGTCCTTTGTACGGTTCTGCAGATCGCTCTTGTTGATCTCTTACGAGAGTGGGGTGTCGTGCCAAAGGCTGTGGTTGGACACTCAAGTGGTGAAATCG GAGCTGCTTATGCCGCTGGGCTATTGTCTCGCTGTAATGCTGTCAAAGTAGCATATCTCCGTGGGGTCTGCTCCGGCAAAGTCGCCGACCATGTCAGTCCGCACGTAGGGGCAATGGCTGCGGCTGGACtctctgaagaagaggcagCCAAATACGTCGAGCAGGTAGCTCTTGGCTCTGTCGTCGTTGCCTGTGTCAACAGTCCGTCTAGTGTCACACTCTCTGGAGACCGTGATGCCGTTACTCAACTTTGTGAGCAGATCTCTGCAGATGGAAAGTTCGCGAGGATGTTACGCGTGAAAACTGCGTACCACTCCCCTCACATGGCAACAGTTGCGCAGGAGTACATGGATCGTATGGGTGTTTTGTTTCCCTTGGCCGAAGAAGACCAAGTTGCCCACATGTTCTCATCCCTCACCGGCACTACTGTTACTGCGAGGGACCTCGATGCCTCATACTGGAAAAAGAACATGTGCGAACAGGTTCAGTTCTCACAAGCTATGAAGACGTTACTCGATTATGTGCCGGAGCAAACGCAGGGGCGAGGTCGCAACCGCATTCACTGGAGCGCCTTCGTTGAGATTGGCCCTCATGCTGCGCTGCAGAGCCCAGTTGCAGAGGTCATCAAGATCAGTCAAAGCAAGGCGGCCAAAGAGGCGCCATACTTCTCGGCAATTATCCGTGGAAAAGACTCCGAGGTGACGGCTCTTGAGTTGGCCGGGCAACTCTGGGGTTCAGGTCATAACGTCAACCTTTCTAGGGTCAACTACATCTATCCTGAATCATTACCAACGTCACTTCCGGACCTGCCGTCGTATCCTTGGAATCACAGCAGAGGGTATTGGCACGAGTCTGCGACGGCTCGATCGAGCAGATTTCCCCGCGGTCCCCGCACCGATCTGCTAGGTGTGCCAGTAGACTTGCAAAACGCCATGGAGCCTAGGTGGCGGAACTATCTCCGGATCCTGGAGAACCCATGGATTGAGGACCACAAGATTACCGGGACGGTGCTCTACCCTGCAGCAGGCATGATCGTGATGGCAATGGAAGCAGCCCATCAGCTGCGGGACACGTCCAAACATCTGAATGGCATCACTTTTCGCGACCTCAAGTTTGAACGTGGGTTAGTTGTTACGTCGCGGGAGCAGGCTGTGCAGACAGAGGTCAGTCTGCGGCCTGATGACACACGTTCATCAACTTGGGCTTTTGCAATCTACTCCACGCAAGCAGGAGGATCTTGGACAAGGCATTGTCATGGAGCTCTCAGCCTGGAGTATGCCAGCAACGGCAATCACAACCCCGACGCCATTTCGAACTCAGAATGGGCCACGCTTTTGAACGAGTGGGGAAATATTCAGAAGAACGCCATTGAAGAGGTCGATATGGAGACGTTCTATGATGAGCTTGAAGTAGTGGGCGTTGACTACGGGCCGACCTTCAGGAATGTTTTCCAAGCAGGCGTCGTCTCTGGGGAGCATTGTGCCCATGGATCCATCAGAATCCCGGACACCAAGTCTACAATGCCTTTCAACTACGAATTTCCACACCTGATACATCCGGCGACCATGGATGCCATATTTCACCTGCTGTTCATTGCGTTCTCTGACGGCAAACCGCTGGAGGAAGCCGCGGTACCATACACACTGAAGCATATGTACGTCTCGACGAATCTTCCTCAAGGCCATGGTAGCGTCTACAAGGGCTACGCCAAGCGACTGCGGACGAGTGGTCGCGAGACATCCGGTGATTTGGTCGTGTCGGATGAAGCCTGCAGCAGCCCCAAGTTGATTGCCCACGATTTCGCTTTGAGGCAGGTTACTTCCTCTCAAGAATCTTCTACAGAAAGCGACCACAGCTCGAGGCGGGTGTGCGCCAAACTTTGTTGGAAGGAGGATGTGGACTTCATCAGCTCTCCTGCGTCTCTGCGTAGCATGGTTGCGGATCAATCTGGCTTTCCCTGCAACAGTGCAACTTCAACCGCACTTTCAATACTTCTTGACAGATTGCACCACAAGAGACCCGATTACAAGATGCTCATAGTCATGCAAGACGCGACCGAAGCTACTCGGGACTCAGTTCGAGCATTACTGGACCCTTTGAATAACGGCACTAACTGGCGGCTTCGAAAGACTTTCATTGCGTCCGCCGCAAGCAACACCAGTCAGTTGCTGGAGACACTATCAACAGAGGAACAAGGCCAAATCGAACTGCGTGAATGGCAGCCCAGCAAACAAGAGGGTTTACCATTCAATAATCAGATTTTTGACATCATGATCGTCTGGAGGGCTCCGACAACCCAAGAACTGGACCTTTGGACCATGTCTACGCTTCGAGAGTCCCTGGCTCCAATGGGCCTACTTGGTGTCGTCGCCCCCGATCACAAAGGCCTTTCCTCGTTTACAGAGCTCGAATCACTTATTGCCCCTGCTGGACTCTCAACAACTGCCATTTTGTCAGATGAAGATCGCAGCCTGTCACTCTTACTTGCACGAAAGCTCGCATCAGCAAACCCCGCAATCAAGCCCTCAGAGGTCTTTCTTCTCTGCAAGACTAAACTTTCATCGGGATGCCAACAACTGGAACAGCTGTTGAAAGAAGGACTTCGCCTGTTTGGCTGCGAAGCGAAGTCTGCAAGTTTATCGGACGCGGAACAGCTCAAGGGCAAACACGTAATTTCTTTGCTCGAAGTCGAATCTCCTCTGGTCAACGGATGGACTGAAACAGAGTTTACGCAGTTCAAACGCCTCGTATCCGGTGTAACCCATATGCTTTGGGTAACCAAGGGTGGGCTGTTGGAGAACTGGAATGGCGGCTTGGAATTCGCGCCTTCGCAGGGCCTCTTGAGAGTCATGCGAACGGAGTATTCACGCATTACTATGCCTCACCTGGATCTAAACAGGTCTGAAAAGGTGGAGTCTGCCTGTGTCGCCAAAACCATCCTGGATGTTTGGAGTGTTTCGGTTTCAGGCGTATATCAGCAACCCGAGATGGAATACGCCGAGCGTGATGGTGCAATCTTCGTGCCTAGGTtcatcgaggacgacggcatGGACACTAGCCTTGATCTTCAGGACGGGCTTCCTAAGCCTGTCCAAGGGACATTGTGCGAGGAAACGCAGTGGAAATTGACTCAAACGGATGAGCAACTTATTTGGGTCGAAGAGGAGATTGGCTCCCGGACCCTTGGTGACGGCGAAGTTGAGATAGAGGTTGACTACGTCGTGCTGCAGAAAGCCTCCGGCATTTTACAAGAAACTGATCAACAAGCCTATCAGACAACAGCTGTATCAGGCATCATCCTAGGTCACTCATCGACAGCCAAATCAGTCGAAACCAGACAGCGCGTCGTTGCGCTTTACACTGGTCCCTGTTGCACCAAGATTATCGCCAGCGAGGGACTCGTCCGAGTACTGCCCCCCAGCATTGACTCGCCAACTATGCTGGAGACGGCTGTAGCCCTTTTTGCCGCGCACTATGCCCTTGTAGAAGCGGCAAGACTGGAGAGAGGACAGACAGTTCTCGTTCACGGAGCGGAGTCCTCACTCGGCCAGGCAGCCTTACAGCGATCTCAAATGGCCGGAGCTGAAGTCTTTGTAACCATCAAAGATCCTGTTGAGAGACACGCGATCTGTCAAAAGTTTGGCctcggtcgaggtcgagtgTTCGAAAGCGCGTCCAAGACCTGCGTGGCAGATGTTCTTCGACAAACTCAAGGTCGCGGAGCAGACATTATCCTCAATTGCGGACAAGACGAGTTAACGTCCAACCTCTTCGGTTGCTTGGGGGAATTTGGCACCTTCGTTGATCTGAACCCCGGACAAGCCTCAAAACTATGGTCAACGCCCCCTTCTCGCCAGAACGCAACTTTTGTCACGGCCAACGCCTCGCGACTTTTGGAAGCGAGGCCGGCACTAGCCCAGCGCATATGGGCCGAAGTTTTTGAGCTCATTGAAGACGGGAAAATTTCTTTTCAAACTCCTGGCCTGCTCAAGTCCATCGCCGACATTGGCGTTGTTACACCGCAACGTCGCGAGGATGAAGACAGAGGATTGGAGGTTTTGCACGTCGATCGCAACGCCAAAGTCACCCTTCTACCTTCCAAAGTTTCAAAGCTCAGTCTCGATGCGGACGGGACATACGTTCTCGCCGGTGGCCTGGGTGCTTTGGGCCTGCAGATAGCAGAGATGATGTTCCAGCATGAGGCGGGACATGTGGTGTTCCTCTCTCGGTCCGGGGGCGAGAAGAACCAGGCAGATCTCGAATCCTTCCGACAACGTGGACTGAGGGTTGACGCGCTGAAGTGTGACGTATCTGATGCACCACAAGTTGAGAATGCCGTCCGGCGACTCCAAAGTGATGGAAGACACATCAAAGGTGTAATCCAATGCGCTATG GATGCAATTTTCGAAAACATGACCTACGAGCAGTGGCAAAAGTCAACGCGGCCCAAGATCCAAGGCACAATGAACCTACACAACCACATGCCGAGCAACCTGGACTTCTTCATCTTACTCTCCTCAATCACGTGCGTCATAGGCAACGCGGCTCAGTCGAACTATGCCGCCGGGAACACATTCGAAGACGCCTTAGCCCACTTCCGCCGGAGCCAAGGCctggccgcgacggcgatcGACGTCGGTCTCGTGACGGACTCGGCTCATTTCACGGGCGACTTCGACATGAACGCCTACTTCCAGATGTACGAGCACCGTTGGGACGGCCTGCAAACCA
- a CDS encoding Duf341 domain-containing protein yields MRFLALHGVGSSAKILESQLVGLMSSVDASYEFVLVDGHAPSHRGPGYTPAEIQVAHNEIAATVAELGPFDGILGFSQGASLALSYIYHQQVSGEELDFKFAVLFSSVVPFSADTTYCENEIEELCSCRRTGMIVKDLAPRQQVFNDCLIRTFQSALKIGAVLPDFNQDFFRDDVKAVPRVLHPLLLSERIRIPTVHVSGRRDFPFMHDMHEVGYQMCDPRLSKKLYHSGGHHPPKKDSEIKAVVRAIEWAVDQYYRQPPSFL; encoded by the exons ATGAGGTTTCTTGCATTGCATGGCGTCGGCAGTTCGGCTAAGATATTGGAAAGCCAGTTAGTTGGGTTGATGAGTTCGGTTGACGCAAGCTACGAGTTTGTCTTGGTGGATGGTCATGCGCCATCGCACCGAGGTCCTG GATATACACCAGCCGAGATCCAGGTCGCGCACAACGAGATAGCGGCCACAGTTGCCGAACTTGGCCCCTTCGACGGCATCTTGGGTTTCAGCCAAGGCGCATCACTGGCTTTGTCATACATCTATCACCAACAGGTCAGCGGCGAAGAGCTTGACTTCAAGTTTGCTGTTCTCTTTTCATCCGTTGTCCCGTTCTCCGCGGACACAACATACTGCGAAAACGAGATCGAGGAACTCTGCTCATGTCGGCGCACTGGCATGATCGTCAAGGATCTTGCGCCAAGGCAGCAAGTCTTCAATGATTGTTTAATTCGGACGTTTCAATCCGCTCTGAAGATCGGGGCGGTCCTACCCGACTTCAACCAAGACTTCTTCCGGGATGATGTCAAGGCGGTTCCCCGCGTCCTGCATCCTCTGTTGCTTTCGGAGCGCATCCGCATCCCAACCGTTCATGTTTCCGGGAGGCGAGACTTTCCTTTCATGCACGACATGCATGAGGTAGGTTATCAGATGTGTGACCCGAGGCTATCCAAGAAGTTATATCATTCCGGTGGTCACCATCCACCTAAGAAAGACTCGGAAATAAAGGCGGTTGTTAGGGCTATCGAGTGGGCCGTTGATCAGTATTACAGACAACCTCCGTCTTTCCTCTGA
- a CDS encoding Major facilitator superfamily transporter — MHSSVKLSKRGKTESQESSFRSDEPTITDHPTAENSAADPSVDGPTGLKLLAITLGLCTTLFLVGLDNIILSTAIPRITDEFSSINDIGWYGSAYLLTTCTFQLTFGKLYSLFSIKLVYLISIIIFEVGSAVCGAAPRSTVLILGRAIAGVGCAGILAGTFTIIAVIIPLPKRPAYTGLVGGVYAIASVVGPLLGGAFTDKVTWRWCFYINLPIGAVAFVIMALLFNQPPRPDDRERKTVLEKAMQVDPVGTLALMPAVICLLLALQWGGTKYPWGDPRVIVLIVFFGILSVAFVFIQAKSGKNATLPIKVITQRSVAAACWFSVCTAGADFTMRQYIPIWFQAIKGVSAVESGLMNLALILATAVASILAGVGITQIGYYNPFMIASTLLMAVGSGLLTTWNPDIPTRVWIGYQVLYGLGSGQSMQTPLVVVQTVLPMEEIPLGTALVMFLQTFGGAIFISVAQNIFTNELRAGLARDLPNINATAIVDGGATSIRQPGVLPTDALGPMLQVYSKSLTKSWYVAVGLACASIAGSALVQWKTVKQAGSPAVIVENGNKDERDATDDAMEMEFHQDLSKNSPKRTDIFNQRSDAI, encoded by the exons ATGCATTCTTCGGTCAAACTGTCCAAACGGGGCAAGACAGAGAGTCAAGAGTCGAGCTTCAGATCTGATGAGCCGACGATAACTGATCATCCGACTGCTGAGAACTCTGCTGCCGACCCGAGTGTCGATGGGCCAACGGGCCTCAAGCTTCTTGCGATCACGCTAGGCTTATGCACAACGCTCTTCTTAGTTGGTCTG GATAACATCATTTTGTCAACCGCCATCCCGCGGATTACGGATGAATTCAGCTCAATCAACGACATTGGATGGTACGGCAGTGCCTACCTTCTTACGACTTGCACGTTCCAACTCACCTTTGGAAAACTCTACTCGCTTTTCTCCATAAAACTAGTATATCTGATTTCCATCATTATCTTCGAGGTCGGGTCAGCAGTGTGTGGCGCAGCACCTCGGTCGACCGTCCTTATCCTGGGTCGAGCTATCGCGGGCGTTGGCTGCGCCGGGATTCTAGCCGGGACGTTTACtatcatcgccgtcatcattCCTCTGCCCAAGAGGCCTGCATACACCggtctcgtcggcggtgtATATGCAATTGCCTCTGTAGTTGGACCGTTGCTGGGAGGAGCCTTCACGGATAAAGTGACCTGGCGATGGTGT TTCTACATTAATCTGCCCATTGGGGCCGTTGCATTTGTTATCATGGCCCTTCTTTTCAACCAGCCACCTCGACCGGACGACAGAGAACGCAAGACGGTGCTTGAAAAGGCCATGCAAGTTGATCCCGTTGGCACACTCGCACTCATGCCGGCAGTGATTTGCCTTCTGTTGGCACTGCAATGGGGAGGGACCAAATATCCTTGGGGCGACCCAAGAGTCATCGTTCTTATTGTCTTCTTTGGCATCCTATCCGTTGCTTTTGTCTTCATTCAAGCGAAGAGCGGAAAGAACGCAACACTCCCAATCAAGGTCATCACGCAAAGAAGCGTTGCTGCAGCATGCTGGTTCTCCGTTTGTACAGCTGGGGCAGACTTCACGATGCGACAATACATCCCCATCTGGTTCCAAGCCATCAAAGGAGTGTCTGCCGTTGAGTCTGGATTGATGAACCTTGCCCTGATTCTCGCCACAGCCGTGGCTTCAATCCTGGCTGGGGTAGGTATCACCCAGATCGGGTACTACAATCCCTTCATGATCGCGTCAACACTCCTCATGGCCGTCGGCTCGGGTCTGTTGACCACTTGGAACCCGGACATTCCAACCCGGGTTTGGATTGGGTACCAGGTTTTGTATGGTTTGGGTTCTGGCCAGAGCATGCAAACTCCACTCGTTGTCGTTCAAACGGTCCTACCTATGGAGGAGATTCCGCTTGGTACCGCGCTGGTCATGTTCTTGCAGACGTTTGGAGGAGCCATTTTTATTTCCGTGGCCCAGAACATATTTACCAACGAGCTTCGGGCCGGACTAGCCAGAGACCTGCCGAACATCAACGCCACCGCCATCGTTGATGGCGGTGCAACAAGCATCAGACAGCCTGGAGTGCTTCCAACTGACGCTCTCGGCCCAATGCTACAAGTATACAGCAAGTCTCTCACCAAATCCTGGTATGTGGCGGTGGGACTTGCTTGCGCTAGTATAGCCGGAAGTGCCCTTGTGCAATGGAAGACTGTAAAGCAGGCGGGATCGCCTGCGGTCATTGTTGAGAATGGAAATAAAGATGAACGAGACGCAACGGACGATGCAATGGAGATGGAATTTCATCAAGATCTGAGCAAAAATAGCCCAAAGAGAACCGACATCTTCAACCAGCGGAGCGATGCGATCTAA